In Methanobrevibacter woesei, the genomic window CCACCTTTTGGTTCTGCAATATTATTATGCATTGCAACTACAACATGTCTTGGATTTTCATCTTTTCCTGTTCCCATACTTGATGCAACAATGACAATCCCAACAATGAGAATAATTGCAATTATAATAATAATTTTGTATTTCTTATCCATCATCTCCACCGAGTATTACATTTTTCTAAAATACTATAAACTAAGTATTACTATTGTAATTTTTTTTATTACAACTTATAATTTAGCTATTAGTTTTATAAATACTTATGTATTATTTTAAGATAAAAAAAGTAATAATTAGGATTAATTAGCTTTAATCCTATATTTAAATGTCTTTTTAATGTAAAACTCAAGATAAACATATCCAATAATTGATCCAATAGCAGAACCAACTATTAACCCTATGTAAATGCCTAATACTCCAAGATTTAATACAAAACCAAGTAAATATGCGAATAATACGCATAAAATCAATTCCCTAATTAATGTAATGACAAGGGATGTAGGTCCTTTTCCCATACCTTGGAATACAAATGCTGCAGTTGCACCAACTGGAACTGGTAATATGTATAAAACCATAATTCTTAAGAACTCTGCAATCATTGGAGCCAATGTACTACTATTTGCTGAATAAGCAAACATTAAGGAGATTTGGTCTGCAAATACGAATATTATAACAGAAACAATAATTGAAAGTATAAGACCTAATTTCACTGAATACCTTGCTCCAATTCTTAAGTTTTCGATGTTTTTTGCACCATAAGCTATTCCTGCTACTGTAATAGCAGCAGTTCCAACTGCAATAGCTGGTAAGATACCTATTGAAATTATTCTCCACCCTGCGGTAAATACAGCAACCATTGTTGTTCCAGCTATTATTTCAATGTATAAATTCATTATAATAGCTACTAAAGCCATAATAAATTCTTCTAAACTTGCTGGAATACTTACAATAAGAATATCTTTATACATCTGGAGTTTTCTTTTATAATATTCTAATTTAAACTCAAAATAGGTGTCTTTTTTAATAAACATCCAATAAATCATTAAAAATAGTCCTATAAGTGAAGCAATCACAGTAGCTATTGCAGCCCCTCCAATTCCCATACCTAATGTGTAAATAAATATTGGGTCTATTATTATGTTAATAATAGCTGTTGTAGCCATAGGGATGGTTGCTCTTTTAATATCTCCTTCTGCACGGAATATTCCTCCAAAACTAGGCGGTAATAAGATTGCAAATGTAAACATAAATAGTATAATTCCATATTCCATTGCATAGTCAATAACACTGCTTGCTCCCATAATAATAAGTAAATCTCTTAGGAAAACAGTTAAAATTAAGGTTAATACTACAGCAACAAGAATTGCAACAAATATTGAATGAATTGCTGCATTATTGGCACCTTTTCTATCTTTTGCACCAATATATCTTGATATTAAAGAGTTAGCTCCAGCTCCAACACCATTTCCTACTCCAACAAGAATCATAAAAAGTGGTGTGATAAATCCGATAGCAGCTAATGGTTCTGGTCCAAGTCCGGCTACCCATGCACCATCAATGATATTGTTCAACATAATAAGTAGCATACTAGCCATTAATGGGTAAGCCAACTTATTTATTGCTTTTTTAGGATCTCCAGTAATGGAATCAAGATTAGCATTACTTTCCATCAGTCAATCTCCGAAAAATGAGTAAAAAAAAGTTAAAATAGGGTTTAATAAAGGTAATTATCCAAGGAAGTGATATAAAACTGCTTTTTGTGCATGTAATCTATTTTCTGCTTCGTCATAGATTACTGATTGAGGTCCGTCAATAACTTCACTTGTCACTTCTTCTCCACGAATAGCTGGAAGACAGTGCATAAAAATAGCATCTGGATTTGCATAAGACATCAATTCCTTATTGACTTGATATGGGCTTAAATCTTTCTGTCTTTTTGCTTCTTCAGCTTCATCACCCATACTGACCCATACATCAGTGTAAATTGTATCACTATTGCTTACAGCTTCTTTAATATCTGATGTGATTGTAATTTTTGCATTATTTTCATTAGCTAATTTTTCAGCTTTTTTGAGAATCTCTTCATTAGGCTCATATCCTTCAGGACAAGCTACAGACATATCCATTCCAAGAATTGCAGTAATTAAAAGTAATGAATTGCATACATTATTTCCATCGCCTACAAAACAAAGTTTTTTACCTTTAAATTCACCTAAATGTTCTTTAATGGTTAACATATCAGCTAATGCCTGACAAGGGTGTTCTAAATTAGTTAATCCACTAATTACAGGAACATCTGAGTATTCAGCAAGTTCAACTACATCGTCATGTTCAATAGCACGAATCATTATTCCATCAACGAAACGACTTAAAACTTTTGCTGTGTCAGATATTGGTTCTCCTCTGCCCATTTGTAAGTCTGATGAGGATAAAAAGATAGGTCTTCCACCTAATTGATACATTCCAACATCAAAGGAAACTCTGGTTCTTGTAGAGGATTTTTGAAATATCATTGCTAAAGCTTTGCCTTCTAAAGGTTTTCCTTCTATTTTGCCTTCTTTAAATTTTTTAGCTATTTCCAAGATGTTTTCAACATCATTTTTTATATCACAAACAGATAATAAATCACTCATATTTTATACCTCTATCTTAACAAAATAAAGTATATCTAATTCTTATTAATTAAAGCTTTCGATATATAGTATATCTTGAAAAATAATAATTAATTTAGAAGGTTTATTTTAATAAATAGTAAAATTTTGATAAAAAAATAAGAAAAAAAGAGTTAAGAAGTTAGTTTTCTAAAATTTCTTCCATATGCTTTACTCTTTTTTCAACAAGTTCAGAAGTTCCAACATCTTTTCTGTGGTAAACATTTCCTTTTACAAATTCGCATGCCTTTTCAGCTATTTTTTCAGCTTCTTCAATTGTATCTCCGCTAGCTACAATTCCTAAAGCCCTAGAACCTGATAAATGGATACCATCATCTTCTTCACTTACTGCAGCATAAAATACTTTTGCACCTAACTCTTCAATAGCTTCTTCATCAACATCGATGATTTCACCAGCATATTGGGTTTCTGGATATCCGTCTGGTACAATGTATTTACATACACTTGCTTTATCTTCAAATTCAACTGTATCTAAGGTTTCATCTACAATTGCTTGACATACTTCAGATAATGGAGTTTTAAGAAGAGGTAATACATTCATTGCTTCTGGATCTCCAAATCTTGCATTATACTCGATTAAACGAGGTCCATCAGCTGTTAACATGAATTGACCATAGAGAATTCCTTTATAAGGTTCTGCTTCTTCAGCTATTGCTTTTAAAGTTTCTTCCATTATTTTAACTGCTTTGTCATAATCTTCTTGTGATAAGAAAGGTAATAATCCTCCTTTATCAGAGTATGATCCCATTCCTCCAGTAATAGCTCCTTTATCTCCTTCAAAAGCATGAGGGTGGTCTTGAGCTGCAGGCATTGGTGCTAAATGTGTTCCATCACAGAAAGCTTGGATTGTGAATTCTTCTCCAATTAATCTTTCTTCGATAATTACTTGAGCAAATCCTCCCATTGTATTGTCAATTACTTCTTTTGAGTATTCTTTTGCTTCTTCATTATCTTTTAAATGGTCACCTACGATTTTAACTCCTTTTCCTCCAGTTAATCCAACAGGTTTTACAACAACATCTCTTTCGAAGTCATCTAAGAAAGCATTTACATCTTCAGTATTGTCAAATACTTTGTATACAAGAGATCCTTCAATGTTATAATCTTCAAAGAGTTTTCTCATAAATGATTTGTCAGTTTCAATTCTAGCAGCACTTTGGGTTGGTCCTACACATTTAATTCCATTTTTTTCAAGTTCATCTACAATTCCTTTTCCAAGAGGTGCTTCAGGACCGATAAATGCAATGTCAATGTCTTGTTCTTTTGCATATTCAGCTACTTTTTCTACTTCTCCTTCATCGCCTTGTGAAAATTCAGCTATTTTTGAAATACCTGGATTTTTTTTACTCATATATGAATAAAGCTCAACATCATCTTTTAATGCATCAGCGATTGCATGTTCACGTGCACCAGTTCCAACAACTAAAACCTTCATATTAAATTCTCCATTAGTTAAAATATATTAATTATATTTGTTTATTCAGCTTTTATTTATTTTTCTTTTTTCTACAATTTGAGCATAAATCAATTTTTTCATTTGTCTTGAATTGTTTTCCACAGTTTTTACATATGACAGTTTTTAATTTTAATTTAGGGTTTTCAAAGGTGTTCATTTGGCAAGGATTAGTCCCATTGCTCATTCGTGCATTAATAACTGCTTCGAAGGATTTATCTTCATTCATAAATTAATATTAAATTTTTATATTTATTAAAAGTAATTACTGTATATGGTAGAAGAAAAAATTTCACTAGCTGCATGTAATGGTATGAGTGCTACAGGTCTTATTTCAAGAGTGGCTGTAGCTGATTTAATTGATGAAGATGAAAAGTTAATTTCAATTTGTATTACAGCTACTTCAACTGATAAACCTGCTTTTGTAAAGTTAATTAAAAAATATCCTGTTTTGGGTGTAAATGGATGTAACAATAATTGTGTTGGTCATATCCTTAAAACAAAAGGTGTTGATATTGTTGGGGATATTGATGTGCTTTCTGAGTTAAATGATGTGCACTGTCATCCGAAAAATGTTGCAAGATTGGATGAAGTTGGTGAAGAAGCAGTTGATATAATTAAAAATAAAATTTATGAAAAAATTAGAAACCTAGATTAAAATATATATACAAATTTACACATATTATTATAGACTATATTTATTTAAACAAGGTTATTAATATGAGAGGCGGAGAAGCAATTATACAATCCCTAAAGAATATGGGAGTAGACACAATATTTGGTTATCCTGGTGGGCAGGTTATACCATTTTACGACATGTTATATGACATGGACATGAAGCATATTTTAGTAAGACATGAACAATGTGCAGCTCATGCTGCTGATGGTTTTGCAAGAGCTTCTGGTAAAGTGGGTGTTTGTTTGGCTACTTCTGGTCCTGGTGCTACAAATCTTGTAACTGGTATTGCTACTGCATATATGGATTCCTCTCCTATTGTTGCGATTACTGGACAGGTACCAACTCATCTTATTGGTAATGATGCTTTCCAAGAAGCTGATATTATTGGTATTACTATGCCTATTACTAAGCATAGTTTCCAGCCAAAAGATGCAGATTTAATTCCATCTTTAATCAAGTCTAGTTTTGAGATAGCTAGCAGTGGACGTCCGGGACCTATTGTAATTGATGTTCCTAAAGAAGTTCAAGAAGCAGAGCTTACCGGATTCGATGATTCATTAATGCCAACTCCAGGTTATAATCCAACTATTAAAGGAAATATTAAACAAATTAAAAAGGCTAAAGAGTTAATAAAAGAAGCTAAAAAACCTATTATTCTTGTAGGTAATGGAGTGATCATTTCTGGAGCATGCAAAGAACTTAATGAACTTGCTCATTTAATCAGCGCACCGGTTATGACTTCTTTACTTGGAAAAGGAGCTATTGATGAAACTGATGATCTTGCATTAGGTATGCTTGGTATGCATGGAAGGAAAGTAGCTAATGATTCAATTAATGATTCTGATTTAATTATAGCTATTGGAATAAGATTCTCTGATAGGACTACTGGAAGACTTGATTCTTTTGCTCCAAATTCAAAAGTTATTCATATTGATATTGATCCAGCAGAAATTGGAAAAAATGTAGATGTTGATTTACCAATTGTAGGTGATGCAAAACATGTTTTATCTACATTATTAAGTCTTTTAAAAGATTATACTGCTGCAGATTCTGTAAAACAATGGGCTAATTTACTTCATGAGCATAAACATGAATTTTATCCAAGAGTTAGTTATGATAATGTTCCATTAATGCCACAGTCTGTTATTAAAGAGATTAGTCAGGCTTTAAATGAAGATTCAATACTTGTTACTGATGTAGGTCAAAATCAGATGTGGGCTGCTCATTTTTATGATGTTCAAAAACCACGTAAATTCATATCCTCAGGAGGTCTTGGAACTATGGGATTTGGTTTACCTGCAGCTATTGGTGCTAAAGTTGCATGTCCTGAAGACCCAGTATTAGCTATAACTGGTGATGGTGGATTTTTAATGGTTTGTCAAGAACTAGCTACTATTAAAGAATATGATATTCCAGTTATTGCAACTGTATTTGAAAACAGGACTCTTGGAATGGTTTATCAATGGCAAAACCTTTTATACAATGAAAGATATTCTCAAACTCTATTGGGAAATACTCCTGACTTTGTTAAACTTGCAGAAAGTTTTGGTATTAATGCTGAAAGAATTACTAAACCTGGGGAAACTGAAGATGCTGTTAAAAGAGCAATTAAAGATAATGAAGCTATACTTTTAGATATTATTGTAGATGAATCAGAATGTTTACCAATGGTTCCTCCAGGGGCAGGAATTGATGAAATGCTTGGTGAATATAAACTTGAAAGGGATGTATAGGTGGTTTAGATGTCAAATGAATATCATGTAATAAGTACCTTGGTTGAACATAAACCTGGTGTTTTACAGAAAGTATCTGGCCTATTTACAAGAAGAGGATTTAACATTGAGAGTATTACTGTTGGTGAATCTGAAGTTGAAGGATTAGCACGTATGGTTATTGTTGCCAATGCCGATGAAAAGATTCTTGAACAAGTTATAAAACAATTAAACAAATTAGTTGATGTAATTAAAGTTAAAGATATATCAAAAAATGCTGTTCATAGAGAATTATGTCTAATTAAAGTTAACATTCCTAATGCAAAAGCAAGATCAGAAATTATGCAATATGTAAACATATTTAGGGCTAAAATCATTGATGTTTCTGAAGAAACTTTTATTATTGAAGTTACTGGAGATTTAAAGAAAATTGATGCATTATTATCTCTTTTAAAAGGATATGGAATAAAACAGCTTGCACGTACTGGTCTTACTGCTATGTCAAGAGGAATCTAATTGGTTGGTGTAATCAATGATGTTAGATGAAATTTTGGAGAATAATAAAAAGTTTGTTGAAGAATTTGAAGGTGAGAAATTATCTCACCATCCTCAAAAGAAGCTAGCTATCTTAACTTGTATGGATTGCAGATTAACTGGATTTTTAGAACCTGCACTTGGTATTGGTAGGGGTGATGCTAAAATCATTAAAAATGCAGGAAATAACATAGTTGATGAAGATGCTATTAGATCAATTGCAGCAGCTATTTTCAATTTAGGCGCTGAAGAAGTAATGGTTATTGGTCATACTGATTGTGGAATGGCTGGTTCTGATGCTAAAAAATTAGAAAAAACCATGCTTGAAAGGGGAATTCCTCAAGAAGAGATTGATAAATATGATTTAAAATCTTGGATTGGTGGATTTAAAGATGAAAAGGAAAATGTATTAGATAATGTGGATAAAATTAAAAATCATCCTTTAATTCCTAATGATGTTCCTATTCATGGGCTTATGATTGATATTGTAAGTGGAGAACTTGAAATAGTTTCTGATGATAGATAATCATCTTTTTTTTTATTTTTTTAATATTTTATTTTTCTTTATAACTTTTTCTTAATTTTAGTTACTTTTATAAGTGTAAAAAATAATATTATATATTTGATATTTAAGTTACTTTAAATATGATTTTTACTTGATTAATTTAGTAGGAGACTTTACAAATGAAAATGTATTATGATGCAGATGTGAATGCTGATGCTCTTAAAGACAAAACCGTTGCAGTAATTGGTTACGGAAGCCAAGGTAGAGCACAATCCAGAAACATGGCAGACAGTGGTGTCAATGTTGTTGTAGGTTTAAGAGAAAATGGTAGTTCTTGGAATTTAGCTAAAGAAGATGGTATGAATGTAATGTCCATCTCTGATGCAGCTAAAGAGGCAGATATTATTCACATTTTACTTCCTGATGAAATTCAAGA contains:
- a CDS encoding MATE family efflux transporter; its protein translation is MESNANLDSITGDPKKAINKLAYPLMASMLLIMLNNIIDGAWVAGLGPEPLAAIGFITPLFMILVGVGNGVGAGANSLISRYIGAKDRKGANNAAIHSIFVAILVAVVLTLILTVFLRDLLIIMGASSVIDYAMEYGIILFMFTFAILLPPSFGGIFRAEGDIKRATIPMATTAIINIIIDPIFIYTLGMGIGGAAIATVIASLIGLFLMIYWMFIKKDTYFEFKLEYYKRKLQMYKDILIVSIPASLEEFIMALVAIIMNLYIEIIAGTTMVAVFTAGWRIISIGILPAIAVGTAAITVAGIAYGAKNIENLRIGARYSVKLGLILSIIVSVIIFVFADQISLMFAYSANSSTLAPMIAEFLRIMVLYILPVPVGATAAFVFQGMGKGPTSLVITLIRELILCVLFAYLLGFVLNLGVLGIYIGLIVGSAIGSIIGYVYLEFYIKKTFKYRIKAN
- the ilvN gene encoding acetolactate synthase small subunit, translating into MSNEYHVISTLVEHKPGVLQKVSGLFTRRGFNIESITVGESEVEGLARMVIVANADEKILEQVIKQLNKLVDVIKVKDISKNAVHRELCLIKVNIPNAKARSEIMQYVNIFRAKIIDVSEETFIIEVTGDLKKIDALLSLLKGYGIKQLARTGLTAMSRGI
- a CDS encoding putative zinc-binding protein; its protein translation is MVEEKISLAACNGMSATGLISRVAVADLIDEDEKLISICITATSTDKPAFVKLIKKYPVLGVNGCNNNCVGHILKTKGVDIVGDIDVLSELNDVHCHPKNVARLDEVGEEAVDIIKNKIYEKIRNLD
- a CDS encoding beta-class carbonic anhydrase, with translation MMLDEILENNKKFVEEFEGEKLSHHPQKKLAILTCMDCRLTGFLEPALGIGRGDAKIIKNAGNNIVDEDAIRSIAAAIFNLGAEEVMVIGHTDCGMAGSDAKKLEKTMLERGIPQEEIDKYDLKSWIGGFKDEKENVLDNVDKIKNHPLIPNDVPIHGLMIDIVSGELEIVSDDR
- the purD gene encoding phosphoribosylamine--glycine ligase codes for the protein MKVLVVGTGAREHAIADALKDDVELYSYMSKKNPGISKIAEFSQGDEGEVEKVAEYAKEQDIDIAFIGPEAPLGKGIVDELEKNGIKCVGPTQSAARIETDKSFMRKLFEDYNIEGSLVYKVFDNTEDVNAFLDDFERDVVVKPVGLTGGKGVKIVGDHLKDNEEAKEYSKEVIDNTMGGFAQVIIEERLIGEEFTIQAFCDGTHLAPMPAAQDHPHAFEGDKGAITGGMGSYSDKGGLLPFLSQEDYDKAVKIMEETLKAIAEEAEPYKGILYGQFMLTADGPRLIEYNARFGDPEAMNVLPLLKTPLSEVCQAIVDETLDTVEFEDKASVCKYIVPDGYPETQYAGEIIDVDEEAIEELGAKVFYAAVSEEDDGIHLSGSRALGIVASGDTIEEAEKIAEKACEFVKGNVYHRKDVGTSELVEKRVKHMEEILEN
- a CDS encoding acetolactate synthase large subunit, with translation MRGGEAIIQSLKNMGVDTIFGYPGGQVIPFYDMLYDMDMKHILVRHEQCAAHAADGFARASGKVGVCLATSGPGATNLVTGIATAYMDSSPIVAITGQVPTHLIGNDAFQEADIIGITMPITKHSFQPKDADLIPSLIKSSFEIASSGRPGPIVIDVPKEVQEAELTGFDDSLMPTPGYNPTIKGNIKQIKKAKELIKEAKKPIILVGNGVIISGACKELNELAHLISAPVMTSLLGKGAIDETDDLALGMLGMHGRKVANDSINDSDLIIAIGIRFSDRTTGRLDSFAPNSKVIHIDIDPAEIGKNVDVDLPIVGDAKHVLSTLLSLLKDYTAADSVKQWANLLHEHKHEFYPRVSYDNVPLMPQSVIKEISQALNEDSILVTDVGQNQMWAAHFYDVQKPRKFISSGGLGTMGFGLPAAIGAKVACPEDPVLAITGDGGFLMVCQELATIKEYDIPVIATVFENRTLGMVYQWQNLLYNERYSQTLLGNTPDFVKLAESFGINAERITKPGETEDAVKRAIKDNEAILLDIIVDESECLPMVPPGAGIDEMLGEYKLERDV
- the argF gene encoding ornithine carbamoyltransferase, coding for MSDLLSVCDIKNDVENILEIAKKFKEGKIEGKPLEGKALAMIFQKSSTRTRVSFDVGMYQLGGRPIFLSSSDLQMGRGEPISDTAKVLSRFVDGIMIRAIEHDDVVELAEYSDVPVISGLTNLEHPCQALADMLTIKEHLGEFKGKKLCFVGDGNNVCNSLLLITAILGMDMSVACPEGYEPNEEILKKAEKLANENNAKITITSDIKEAVSNSDTIYTDVWVSMGDEAEEAKRQKDLSPYQVNKELMSYANPDAIFMHCLPAIRGEEVTSEVIDGPQSVIYDEAENRLHAQKAVLYHFLG